From Diceros bicornis minor isolate mBicDic1 chromosome 17, mDicBic1.mat.cur, whole genome shotgun sequence, the proteins below share one genomic window:
- the METTL1 gene encoding tRNA (guanine-N(7)-)-methyltransferase isoform X1, producing the protein MGREPRPRSPRSATIGNVLTPTPWRTIRCAKNTDKVRSQGLRQPACGERGTCAPERRAAWPESYQPLEMEMGSPVKPEEMDWSELYPEFFAPLTQNQSHDDPKDKKEKRAQAQVEFADIGCGYGGLLVELSPLFPDTLILGLEIRVKVSDYVQDRIRALRAAPGGGFQNIACLRSNAMKHLPNFFRKGQLTKMFFLFPDPHFKRTKHKWRIISPTLLAEYAYVLRVGGLVYTITDVLELHDWMCTHFEGHPLFERVPLEELSEDPIVGHLGTSTEEGKKVLRNGGKNFPAIFRRIQDPTLQAVTPSPTPPGH; encoded by the exons ATGGGGCGGGAGCCGAGGCCCCGCAGCCCCAGAAGCGCTACTATCGGCAACGTGCTCACTCCAACCCCATGGCGGACCATACGCTGCGCTA AGAACACAGACAAAGTAAGGTCCCAGGGCCTTAGGCAGCCAGCCTGTGGGGAAAGGGGAACTTGTGCCCCAGAAAGGAGAGCTGCCTGGCCGGAGTCATATCAACCCCTAGAAATGGAGATGGGCAG CCCTGTGAAGCCAGAGGAAATGGACTGGTCTGAGCTATACCCAGAGTTCTTCGCCCCACTGACTCAAAATCAGAGCCACGATGACCCAAaggataagaaagaaaagagagctcAGGCTCAAGTGGAGTTTGCAGACATAGGCTGTGGCTATGGTGGCCTGTTAG TGGAACTGTCACCGCTGTTCCCAGACACACTGATTCTGGGTCTGGAGATCCGGGTGAAAGTCTCAGACTATGTACAAGACCGGATTCGGGCCCTACGAGCAGCTCCGGGAGGTGGCTTCCAGAACATCGCCTGTCTCCGTAGCAATGCCATGAAACACCTTCCTAACTTCTTCCGCAAGGGCCAG CTGACAAAGATGTTCTTCCTCTTCCCTGACCCACATTTCAAGCGGACGAAGCACAAGTGGCGAATCATCAGTCCCACACTGCTGGCAGAATATGCCTACGTGCTGCGAGTTGGG GGGCTGGTATACACCATAACAGATGTGCTGGAACTACACGACTGGATGTGCACCCATTTTGAAGGACACCCCCTGTTTGAGCGAGTGCCTCTGGAGGAGCTG AGTGAAGACCCCATTGTGGGACATCTGGGCACCTCAAccgaggaaggaaagaaagttcTACgcaatggaggaaagaatttcCCAGCCATCTTCCGAAGAATACAGGATCCCACCCTCCAGGCAGTGACCCCCAGTCCCACCCCTCCTGGTCACTGA
- the METTL1 gene encoding tRNA (guanine-N(7)-)-methyltransferase isoform X2: MGREPRPRSPRSATIGNVLTPTPWRTIRCAKNTDKVRSQGLRQPACGERGTCAPERRAAWPESYQPLEMEMGSPVKPEEMDWSELYPEFFAPLTQNQSHDDPKDKKEKRAQAQVEFADIGCGYGGLLVELSPLFPDTLILGLEIRVKVSDYVQDRIRALRAAPGGGFQNIACLRSNAMKHLPNFFRKGQRTKHKWRIISPTLLAEYAYVLRVGGLVYTITDVLELHDWMCTHFEGHPLFERVPLEELSEDPIVGHLGTSTEEGKKVLRNGGKNFPAIFRRIQDPTLQAVTPSPTPPGH; encoded by the exons ATGGGGCGGGAGCCGAGGCCCCGCAGCCCCAGAAGCGCTACTATCGGCAACGTGCTCACTCCAACCCCATGGCGGACCATACGCTGCGCTA AGAACACAGACAAAGTAAGGTCCCAGGGCCTTAGGCAGCCAGCCTGTGGGGAAAGGGGAACTTGTGCCCCAGAAAGGAGAGCTGCCTGGCCGGAGTCATATCAACCCCTAGAAATGGAGATGGGCAG CCCTGTGAAGCCAGAGGAAATGGACTGGTCTGAGCTATACCCAGAGTTCTTCGCCCCACTGACTCAAAATCAGAGCCACGATGACCCAAaggataagaaagaaaagagagctcAGGCTCAAGTGGAGTTTGCAGACATAGGCTGTGGCTATGGTGGCCTGTTAG TGGAACTGTCACCGCTGTTCCCAGACACACTGATTCTGGGTCTGGAGATCCGGGTGAAAGTCTCAGACTATGTACAAGACCGGATTCGGGCCCTACGAGCAGCTCCGGGAGGTGGCTTCCAGAACATCGCCTGTCTCCGTAGCAATGCCATGAAACACCTTCCTAACTTCTTCCGCAAGGGCCAG CGGACGAAGCACAAGTGGCGAATCATCAGTCCCACACTGCTGGCAGAATATGCCTACGTGCTGCGAGTTGGG GGGCTGGTATACACCATAACAGATGTGCTGGAACTACACGACTGGATGTGCACCCATTTTGAAGGACACCCCCTGTTTGAGCGAGTGCCTCTGGAGGAGCTG AGTGAAGACCCCATTGTGGGACATCTGGGCACCTCAAccgaggaaggaaagaaagttcTACgcaatggaggaaagaatttcCCAGCCATCTTCCGAAGAATACAGGATCCCACCCTCCAGGCAGTGACCCCCAGTCCCACCCCTCCTGGTCACTGA
- the METTL1 gene encoding tRNA (guanine-N(7)-)-methyltransferase isoform X3 encodes MAGAEAGDGAGAEAPQPQKRYYRQRAHSNPMADHTLRYPVKPEEMDWSELYPEFFAPLTQNQSHDDPKDKKEKRAQAQVEFADIGCGYGGLLVELSPLFPDTLILGLEIRVKVSDYVQDRIRALRAAPGGGFQNIACLRSNAMKHLPNFFRKGQLTKMFFLFPDPHFKRTKHKWRIISPTLLAEYAYVLRVGGLVYTITDVLELHDWMCTHFEGHPLFERVPLEELSEDPIVGHLGTSTEEGKKVLRNGGKNFPAIFRRIQDPTLQAVTPSPTPPGH; translated from the exons ATGGCGGGAGCCGAGGCTGGGGATGGGGCGGGAGCCGAGGCCCCGCAGCCCCAGAAGCGCTACTATCGGCAACGTGCTCACTCCAACCCCATGGCGGACCATACGCTGCGCTA CCCTGTGAAGCCAGAGGAAATGGACTGGTCTGAGCTATACCCAGAGTTCTTCGCCCCACTGACTCAAAATCAGAGCCACGATGACCCAAaggataagaaagaaaagagagctcAGGCTCAAGTGGAGTTTGCAGACATAGGCTGTGGCTATGGTGGCCTGTTAG TGGAACTGTCACCGCTGTTCCCAGACACACTGATTCTGGGTCTGGAGATCCGGGTGAAAGTCTCAGACTATGTACAAGACCGGATTCGGGCCCTACGAGCAGCTCCGGGAGGTGGCTTCCAGAACATCGCCTGTCTCCGTAGCAATGCCATGAAACACCTTCCTAACTTCTTCCGCAAGGGCCAG CTGACAAAGATGTTCTTCCTCTTCCCTGACCCACATTTCAAGCGGACGAAGCACAAGTGGCGAATCATCAGTCCCACACTGCTGGCAGAATATGCCTACGTGCTGCGAGTTGGG GGGCTGGTATACACCATAACAGATGTGCTGGAACTACACGACTGGATGTGCACCCATTTTGAAGGACACCCCCTGTTTGAGCGAGTGCCTCTGGAGGAGCTG AGTGAAGACCCCATTGTGGGACATCTGGGCACCTCAAccgaggaaggaaagaaagttcTACgcaatggaggaaagaatttcCCAGCCATCTTCCGAAGAATACAGGATCCCACCCTCCAGGCAGTGACCCCCAGTCCCACCCCTCCTGGTCACTGA